In Nitrospira sp., one genomic interval encodes:
- a CDS encoding efflux RND transporter periplasmic adaptor subunit, with product MSHDLGRAGDRSMTPTVIGVSRGSVRWVWPSVSLRRLRPVPLLVWVLLLAAQGCDRDPSPNPAAHPANRSVEGIVRLTQQEMARAGIDVLRVKAEPFTVHREFPATVQANANELAEVTTLIRGRVVEVSVDVGKDVKKGERLALLDSADLGLAEGAYLKASARQHEAQLAYERAANLHEHRAISLAELQRREAEMKTARADAREAAHRLTLLGVASQELQRLDREQTIRSDVAIRAPFAGRVIVRNITRGEVIETAQKCFVIADLSDVWVIGNVPEKDVRFIRPDESVKVVVPAYPHALFSGTITHISDVLDPETRTMRLRVTVPNPDRLLKPEMFAMVQVYTATVQEALRVPLAAVQEIDGGKMIFVKRADDRFEPRRVVLGDEQSEHVMVLEGLREGEEVVVKGAFALKSEVEIHRVEPTP from the coding sequence ATGAGTCACGACCTGGGGCGAGCCGGTGATCGGAGCATGACACCAACCGTGATAGGTGTGAGTCGGGGTTCGGTGCGATGGGTATGGCCGTCGGTTTCGTTGCGTCGCCTCAGGCCGGTCCCCCTGTTGGTCTGGGTCCTGCTCCTCGCGGCCCAGGGATGCGACCGCGATCCTTCCCCGAACCCTGCCGCTCATCCGGCGAACCGGTCGGTCGAGGGCATCGTTCGATTGACCCAACAGGAGATGGCCCGGGCGGGGATCGACGTGCTGCGGGTCAAAGCGGAGCCGTTCACCGTCCATCGGGAGTTTCCCGCCACCGTGCAGGCCAACGCCAACGAACTGGCGGAGGTGACGACCCTGATCCGTGGCCGGGTCGTGGAGGTGTCGGTGGATGTCGGCAAGGATGTGAAGAAGGGAGAGCGGCTCGCCCTGCTCGACAGCGCCGACTTGGGCTTGGCCGAGGGGGCCTACCTCAAGGCGTCGGCCCGCCAGCATGAGGCCCAGTTGGCCTATGAACGGGCCGCCAATCTCCACGAACATCGCGCGATCAGCCTGGCGGAACTTCAGCGGCGGGAAGCCGAGATGAAAACGGCGCGAGCGGACGCGCGGGAAGCCGCCCATCGCCTGACGTTGCTCGGCGTGGCATCGCAGGAGCTGCAGCGGCTGGACCGCGAGCAGACCATCCGCTCGGATGTGGCGATCCGTGCGCCCTTCGCCGGCCGAGTGATCGTCCGTAATATCACGCGCGGCGAGGTCATCGAGACCGCGCAGAAATGTTTCGTGATCGCCGACTTGTCCGACGTGTGGGTGATCGGCAACGTGCCGGAAAAGGATGTCCGGTTCATTCGTCCGGATGAGTCGGTCAAGGTCGTCGTGCCGGCCTATCCGCATGCGCTCTTCTCCGGCACCATCACCCACATCAGCGACGTGCTTGATCCGGAAACCAGGACCATGCGCCTGCGCGTCACGGTGCCGAACCCCGATCGCTTGCTCAAGCCTGAAATGTTTGCCATGGTCCAGGTCTATACGGCGACGGTGCAGGAGGCCCTGCGGGTGCCCCTGGCGGCGGTGCAAGAGATCGATGGGGGGAAGATGATCTTCGTGAAACGGGCGGACGACCGCTTCGAGCCGCGTCGCGTGGTGCTGGGCGACGAGCAGAGCGAGCACGTGATGGTGCTGGAAGGACTGCGGGAGGGTGAAGAGGTGGTGGTGAAGGGGGCGTTCGCACTCAAATCGGAGGTCGAAATCCACAGGGTCGAACCCACGCCATGA
- a CDS encoding GNAT family N-acetyltransferase, which yields MTLTTVEWNAMEPALKAIRTAVFIREQGVPVELEWDGLDPACTHVAAWDEAGEVIATARMQPNGTIGRMAVLKGWRGRGVGSALLGALLDLAAQRGLARVSLSAQTHAIGFYERAGFRPIGDLFLDAGIPHRKMERELEHTRNSRT from the coding sequence ATGACCCTCACCACGGTGGAATGGAACGCAATGGAACCGGCCTTGAAGGCGATCCGCACCGCCGTCTTCATCCGCGAACAGGGCGTGCCGGTGGAGCTGGAGTGGGACGGCCTCGATCCGGCCTGCACTCACGTGGCGGCCTGGGATGAAGCGGGAGAGGTGATCGCCACGGCCCGCATGCAACCGAACGGCACCATCGGCCGCATGGCGGTGCTCAAGGGCTGGCGCGGGCGCGGCGTCGGCAGCGCCCTGCTCGGCGCATTACTGGACCTGGCGGCGCAACGAGGCCTCGCGCGCGTCAGCCTTTCGGCCCAGACCCACGCGATCGGCTTCTACGAACGGGCCGGCTTCCGTCCCATCGGCGACCTGTTTCTCGATGCCGGCATCCCGCACCGAAAGATGGAGAGGGAACTGGAGCACACGCGTAACAGTCGCACCTAG
- a CDS encoding universal stress protein, which translates to MKVLIATDGSKYGKWATEWVVHVPFQEKPDVTLVHVTDVEALRSPVMFQPVVIGNEPFIQEEIKRIEAQSKRTMVEAKAQVASLRLKAKLSSERGPVGQTILKLAPQRDGLVVLGSRGLDALDRFMLGSVSTQVTLHAPCSVLIVKEEPRPVRRILLATDGSKASEKAVKFVLTKWRPDAREGAEPLEVVVTHVMPYLNYPELKEAGARLVEQCADKLLKAGFTVDEVVRLGKPADEILKVASKKKVDLIVTGAKGMGAIARFLLGSISTKVVQHSRCSVLVVR; encoded by the coding sequence ATGAAGGTGTTGATTGCGACGGATGGCTCCAAGTACGGGAAATGGGCGACGGAATGGGTGGTGCACGTACCGTTTCAAGAGAAGCCGGATGTCACGCTGGTGCATGTGACGGATGTGGAGGCCTTGCGTTCGCCGGTGATGTTTCAGCCGGTAGTGATCGGCAACGAACCGTTCATTCAGGAAGAGATCAAACGCATTGAAGCCCAGAGCAAGCGAACGATGGTGGAGGCCAAGGCGCAGGTGGCGTCGTTGCGTCTCAAGGCCAAGCTGTCGTCGGAGCGTGGGCCGGTGGGGCAAACCATCTTGAAGCTGGCCCCGCAACGGGACGGGCTCGTGGTGCTGGGGAGCCGGGGGCTGGATGCGCTGGATCGTTTCATGCTGGGAAGCGTGTCCACCCAGGTGACGCTCCATGCGCCCTGTTCGGTCCTCATTGTGAAGGAGGAGCCGCGGCCTGTGCGCCGCATCCTGCTGGCCACCGACGGCTCCAAGGCTTCGGAGAAAGCGGTGAAGTTCGTGCTGACGAAGTGGCGACCGGATGCGCGGGAGGGGGCGGAGCCGCTGGAGGTGGTGGTCACCCATGTGATGCCCTATCTCAACTATCCCGAGCTGAAGGAGGCCGGCGCTCGGCTGGTCGAACAATGCGCAGACAAACTCCTGAAGGCCGGGTTTACGGTCGACGAAGTCGTGCGGTTGGGCAAACCAGCCGACGAGATTCTGAAGGTCGCCTCGAAGAAAAAGGTGGATCTCATCGTGACCGGCGCCAAGGGCATGGGCGCGATCGCGCGGTTCCTGCTCGGCAGCATCTCCACGAAGGTGGTGCAGCACAGCCGCTGTTCGGTGCTCGTCGTTCGCTGA